A region of the Arachis hypogaea cultivar Tifrunner chromosome 15, arahy.Tifrunner.gnm2.J5K5, whole genome shotgun sequence genome:
TTTCTCTATCTCTGCAAtcatttcttttatctttttcgtTGGGTTTGCAACTCCATGTTGTGCCACTTCATCAATATATAAAGAGGCAATGTACTCATTTAGCCAAACAAAATATTTGTAATATCATGCGTTGTTCTATAGTAAAGATACCtactattaaattttaaaaatcaccaAATAACTCGGCAAACCTAACAAAACTCTAAATATAAAACTTACCTTAAAATAAGAACAACCAAAGAGAAGTCTCCTTAAATTTTGTGAAGTGCCAAATTCGAATAAGATGGCGTAAGTTCCGCAATTACACACTAGAAAaacaaatttcttcttcattctccTCGACATTCCTTCCAAACTACTTCCATCAATACTAATTCGAGTGCTCCAACTCCACTCATATCCATCGCATTTTTTTCGCAATTGCATGAAGAACCAAAATTTGCAGTACCCATGTCCATCGTTGGTTAGTCTTCTCACATAGATGCAAGATGAAAATTCTACCTTTTCAATCATTTGAGAAATGGGGTTTATGAATGGCAAGTGACGTCGACGTTTCAATTGTAGGTAGGGGAGTTTTTAATCCCTGCAACGATTCTTATTGACACGTGGCACTTGGCTTTAACAACTTAGACTTCATCTGACATGTCATACTGGTAATTCGTTGGCAACCGATTACAGGAGTCGATCGGTCCAGTCATATTGATAGGTGAAGACCTGATTGAGATTTAGTGATAATTAAAGTGCGATATGTTTCACAGAAAAATGATCAGGAGCTGAAAAGAATATTTACCCGAATCATCATCTAAAACTTTTATACCGAACCTTtcacttgtttttctttttttctttgggtCAGGACCTTTTACTTGATTTAGCAATGATTATATCTTTAGTTCAACAGATTATGCATTTAATCGTCaaaaccttttttcttttttcttttttttatcctctTTTTGGCATGAATCCTcaatagtttttttctttttggtcttggtatcctaaatttgttttgtttttgaacAAGGTATCCTCAATAGTTTGATTGTcctatacaaatattttttggtGAACGTCCTATACTAATTTTACTACTGTTTTATGCTGGATTATTTTTGGACATCATATTGGGCTGCCTTCAGTCTTGGTTATAGGATGCACATCCAAAGGCTCAACAAAATAGGGCTTTTTTGGATAAGTGAAAAAAAAGTAGGGTTGAGCTATTAGGGGGTAAAAATAGCTTTCAAATCCGTGGGCCCTCATAATTGGGTTTAGCTTTTAggcccaaaataaaaaatattcccgATCGTGAACAAAAAAGGAAGGTTATCCGAAGTGAGGGTTGGAAAATTGCAGTGGATAGCGCTGTGGTGTTGTGTCCGAAAATTGCAAAGATGTCGGTGGCAAGCTTGTACTCAGGAAGAGGTTGGTGTAGTGCGGAAATTCCTGTTCCGTGGAGGTCAAGATCCAGTTGCAGTGAAATTAGAAAGCTTTTGAAATGTGAGATAATGGGAAAGGTTGAATGTGAAAGCAATATATTGAAATCGGTTGGTGTAGTTGGAGTTGGAGTAACTGTGTTGCAGTTTGTGAGCTATGTAGAACCCGCGTTGTCTCTGCCGTTGCAGCTCCATGAACCACCGTTGGCCTCTCTTTGCATGCCCACGTGGGCCGTTCACGTCTCCAGCGTCGCTGAATGGTCCTTCTCTCTCTCTAACACACTCTCTGCTTTATCATTCATGCTTTCATTTCGCTTCATTATATTGTTGCTTTTCTATTTGAAGGATTATAGCCATGGCTTTGTCCTGGCAAAAAGGCGAAAAATCCGGTCATCAAGCTTGGAAGGGCCTCTCTTGGGGTATGGTGagtttttccttaattttctttcttgggATGCTCCCATgcataaaatgtctttttttagatattttttaataattaaaatttaactcatataattatttaaattgtattattttcgTCAAAATTATGTCAGATaaattaattgataaaaaattagtgaatcaaattttgaatcagtttaaattaatattttttataaaaaattactacaatatttctattatataaaatgactaaaatactcttattatatatattaattttaaaaattctaaattctagtcGTTTTTTTTTCTGTCGTTATAgagttagaatttaaagttttcaaaattaatatatatatatatatatatatatatatatatatatatatatatatatatatatatatatataaaaggatattttagttgtgttttagttgtgttttataatagggatattttagtaattttttataaaaaatattaatttataccggttcaaaatttaatttattaatttttttgtaaactGATTTGTCCagtctaatttttttgtaatttattaataatacaatttaattgattatatgtgttaaattttaatttttaaaaaacatcttttaaaaaagacatttttgacatctttatctaagtggctcccttctttcttttattattaattagctcttatttgtgtgtatgtgtgtgtttgTTCTGATTGATTGGTTCTAGGTACTTCTTCTTGGTGGAGCACTTCGTGCATATACATGACATTTCTTTTATAACTGAGTCCTCGAGGTAACTTCATTatgtcaaattattataattttaggattaatGAGTTGTGCTCTCAAATCCAATCTATGCAGAAGTCCAGTTAACATTGCTATGAAAAATTTCTTGCTGCAAAATAATAGGTGATACGTCACCCTTATTCTCGGCCGCCCGAAAAGCTCGGCACGTGAATAGATAAGATCGGCCTCACACCAGCTGCCCGATAAGCTCAGCATGAAAACAGACAGGAACGGCCTCACCCATTTGAAAATAAGAAACGTGCTCAGCAAACCTAATCACCAAAACAGAATATCATAACCAACCTACAAACTAGGACTTATTCTCAGTAAAACGGATAAAACAACTCCTATAAAGCCGAGCTAATATCCTCGGCTAAGGTTCAGGTTCCATTCTCAGTATTCTATTCTTTACTTAGCTAATTCACTAAAGATCattactaacttgagcgtcggagtatcttttgCAGGTATTCCTACCGCGGTGTTCGATCCAGACCGACGTATAGCTCTTCCTCTCCGACAGCTGCCTGCTCGGAACAGCTAAATCTCGGTCACCCCATTGCCAGGACGAAACACTTGGCGCCCACCATGGGGCCGGAATATATCTGACCTCACCATTCATTTTATTTAGTATCTTACCTTATTTTGCAGGATTCTCTATCCTCGAACATGGCTGACAATGGGAACCCCCAACCCACACAGGCAGAGCTCTTAGCTCAGATCGCCGAACTCCAGGCGGAGGTGTGGAAGATAGCTGAACTGTCCGCACAGAACAATGGAAAGCACGAAGGAGAAAGCTCTAAAAGCTCGACGCAGGGCAATACGGAACTCCTGAACATCACTCCACCAAAGGAAAAGCTCACCCTCGAGAACCCCTTTTTTGATGAGATCACTAAGTTTCAGATGCCGAAAAACTTTGTATTACCTACAGCGCTGGAACCATACAAGGGGTTCGGTGACCCCCGAGCTCATGTCAAAAAGTTTTAATCCATGATGTTTTTTAACGGCGCTAACAACGAGCCCGTGCTTTGCCGAGCTTTTCCTACCTATCTTGATGGTGCTACATTACTGTGGTTTTCTAAACTGTCTGCAGGTTCAATTTCCTCCTTTGAGGAGCTGGCAAAATCCTTTATTGACTATTTTGCTGCATCAAGAATTTATGTCCACAGATCAGACTACCTAGGCACAATCAAGCAAGGCCAACATGAGAGTTTAAAGAACTACATGACCAGGTTCTCCGAGGCCACTATGGAGATCCAAGATTTGGATCCTGCTGTCCACCTGCATGCCCTCAAGGCCGGCCTCCGACCAGGCAAATTCTGGAAAACCATTGCGATAACAAAACCAAAAACACTGGAGGAGTTCCGAGAAAGGGCTGCAGGtcaaattgagattgaagagctccgAGAGGCCCAAAAGCCGGAGAGACAACCTCAGCGGAGGGATGAGGAAAAAGCTTTCAGATCACCAGGCAACAAGGATACAAAGAGGCCCTTCAAGCTCACACCAAAATATAACACGTATACCAGATTCAATACCAAGAGAGAGAACATCATAAAAGAGATTCTGAATGCCAAAATCGTGAAGCCACCAGCCCGAGCAGGGAACTACCAAGACCAAAGGTTCGTGGATAGAAGCAAGCACTGCGCCTTCAACCAGAAGTTTGGCCATACCACAGACGACTGCGTCGTTGCAAAAGACCTGCTCGAAAGACTGGCACACCAAAGGCTCTTAGGCAAATATGTCGAAGGTCAAAAAGCCAGAGGTACAAACTCGGACAGGAACGAACACAAACAAGCAGTAACAGATAAGAACAACAAAGAACATACAGCTTCTGATCCGCCAAGAGGAATCATCAGCCACATATGAGACTAACCACGTACCATAACCTTACTTAGAACAGTCTATGAGGATTTACAAGTGGTAAAGCAAATGAAGACTTCCGCTATCGAACGAATAGTGGCTTTTAACCCCTCTGTTGTGCACTAAAGGCAGTTTCCTGCTGTTATGCCAAATGTTCTTATATAGTGAAGGTAAGAGTTCAAGATGCTTGCGCTTTTCGTCTTGTTGCATGTGCCTTACGGTATCCAAATCCAGTCCTCTCTGCTTCCTATGATTGAAGTGAAGATCTGCAATAGACTGTCAGGTGTAGGCTTGCTTCGCATAGGCTCGGGTCGGTGGTAACTAAATATAGAGAGAAGAAAATCAGGAGGATACGCAGGCGGAGGTGAAACAAACTCAGCCAGAAAATAAAGCTATAGGGCAATGCTGGCAATCGAGGGAACATTGCAGCCAAAGAAGGAGGAGGACCCAGATGTCACAATATCCTTCAATCAATCAGACTTCAGATCGGCAAGCCCTAACCTCGACGACCCAGTAGTAATCTCCATCCAGGTTGGAGAGCTGTTGGTAAGAAAAACACTGCTGGACCCAGGTAGTAGTGCTGATGTTTTGTTCTATTCTACCTTTAAAAAGATGAAGTTATCAGAAAAAACAATACAGCCTTCCTCTGGAGAGCTAATTGGGTTCTCTGGAGAAAGGGTCCACATCATGGGACACGTATGGATAACGATCACGATGGGAGAGATCCCTATGTCAAAATCCATCAATATTCAGTACCTAATAGTAGATTGTTATAgcccttataatattattattgggAGACCCGCCTTGAATATATTCAAAGCGGTAGTGTCTACCTTACACATGTGTGTTAAGTTTCCAGTACAGGAA
Encoded here:
- the LOC140179602 gene encoding uncharacterized protein yields the protein MMFFNGANNEPVLCRAFPTYLDGATLLWFSKLSAGSISSFEELAKSFIDYFAASRIYVHRSDYLGTIKQGQHESLKNYMTRFSEATMEIQDLDPAVHLHALKAGLRPGKFWKTIAITKPKTLEEFRERAAGQIEIEELREAQKPERQPQRRDEEKAFRSPGNKDTKRPFKLTPKYNTYTRFNTKRENIIKEILNAKIVKPPARAGNYQDQRFVDRSKHCAFNQKFGHTTDDCVVAKDLLERLAHQRLLGKYVEGQKARGTNSDRNEHKQAVTDKNNKEHTASDPPRGIISHI